The Miscanthus floridulus cultivar M001 chromosome 7, ASM1932011v1, whole genome shotgun sequence genome includes a region encoding these proteins:
- the LOC136463008 gene encoding ribosomal RNA-processing protein 8-like, translating into MDPPQESAAAGRKRRRRGGVRNRKKLSSQKGLPPAAAPPTPASPPVKRRRKDIAGQAAAMPKRGNTSSLLDKMRARLSGGHFRMLNEKLYTCSGEDAFDYFKNDPNLFDVYHTGYQEQMSHWPEQPVNVIINWLKSHNASWTVADFGCGNAAVAKNVKNKVFSIDLVSDDLSVIACDMAHTPLEPSSIDVAIFCLSLMGINYPSYLEEANRVLKPSGWLVIAEVRSRLDPNNGGADPEKFSKAIIQLGFSLVSKDVKNKMFILFYFRKKEKSKVAKSIDWPQLKPCLYKRR; encoded by the exons ATGGATCCACCGCAAGAGTCGGCCGCCGCCGGCCGCAAGCGGCGCCGGCGAGGAGGCGTCCGGAATCGCAAAAAGCTTTCCTCGCAGAAGGGGCTTCCTCCAGCGGCTGCGCCCCCAACGCCGGCGTCCCCACCGGTCAAGCGGCGGCGCAAGGACATCGCTGGCCAGGCCGCCGCCATGCCGAAGAGAGGCAACACCTCGAGCCTACTGGACAAG ATGCGTGCAAGGTTATCTGGTGGCCATTTCAGAATGTTAAACGAGAAGCTATACACCTGCAG TGGAGAGGATGCATTTGACTACTTCAAAAATGACCCTAATCTTTTTGATGTG TATCATACAGGATATCAAGAGCAGATGTCACACTGGCCTGAACAGCCAGTGAATGTAATAATCAATTGGTTGAAGAGTCACAATGCATCATGGACTGTTGCTGATTTTGGCTGTG GCAATGCCGCAGTTGCAAAAAATGTGAAGAACAAGGTTTTCTCCATTGATCTTGTTTCAGATGATCTTTCAGTGATTGCTTGTGATATGGCTCAT ACTCCATTGGAGCCATCCTCTATAGATGTTGCAATATTTTGTCTTTCTTTGATGGGAATCAACTATCCAAGTTACTTAGAGGAAGCAAATAGGGTTCTCAAGCCAAG TGGTTGGCTTGTTATTGCTGAAGTGCGAAGTAGGCTAGACCCGAACAATGGGGGTGCTGATCCTGAAAAGTTTTCTAAAGCCATTATCCAGCTTGGCTTTTCGCTTGTTTCAAAG GATGTGAAAAATAAAATGTTCATTCTGTTCTACTTCAGGAAAAAG GAAAAAAGCAAGGTGGCAAAGAGCATCGATTGGCCCCAGCTGAAACCGTGCTTGTACAAACGGCGATGA
- the LOC136463009 gene encoding uncharacterized protein: MAFGRRSPGSSRLPPALTIVTALLFAFLSSAAAAASSSTDAMHNNNWAVLVCTSRFWFNYRHMANTLSLYRTVKRLGIPDERIILMLADDMACNPRNSYPAQVFNNENHQLNLYGDNVEVDYRGYEVTVENFLRVLTGRHESAVPRSKRLLSDEGSHILLYMTGHGGDEFLKFQDSEELQSHDLADAVKQMKEKHRFKELLIMVDTCQAATLFSQLQSPGVLAIGSSMKGENSYSHHLDSDIGVSVVDRFTYYTLAFFEKLNMYSNASLNSLFTSYNPSMLMSTAYYRMDLYERPLNEVPVTNFFGSVMKTLHTDSAYSGFLAAHDYETPLSVGDNLDDHFKLKDRATPRRSNIEKEAQLTPHGWTEVLLEQLEGKNTDTVVLYGLGAMGILLALSTWLSM, from the exons ATGGCGTTCGGCAGACGGAGCCCCGGGTCCTCGCGGCTCCCTCCCGCGCTCACCATCGTCACGGCGCTACTCTTCGCCTTcctctcctccgccgccgcggcaGCGTCATCGTCCACCGACGCGATGCACAACAACAACTGGGCCGTGCTCGTGTGCACCTCCCGCTTCTG GTTTAATTATCGACACATGGCGAATACATTGTCCCTTTACAG GACTGTTAAGAGATTAGGAATACCTGATGAGCGAATCATACTTATGTTGGCGGACGATATGGCCTGTAACCCTAGGAACAGCTATCCTGCCCAAGTTTTCAATAATGAGAACCACCAGCTAAATCTCTATGGTGACAATGTTGAG GTCGATTATCGAGGGTATGAGGTGACAGTTGAAAATTTCTTGAGAGTTTTGACTGGTCGACATGAAAGTGCTGTACCAAGATCGAAGCGTCTCCTTAGTGATGAAGGAAGTCATATACTTTTGTACATGACTGGACATGGTGGtgatgaatttttgaagttcCAAGATTCTGAAGAGCTTCAGAGCCATGACTTAGCAGATGCTGTGAAGCAAATGAAGGAGAAGCATAG ATTTAAAGAGCTGCTGATAATGGTAGATACCTGCCAAGCTGCTACTCTCTTTTCGCAG CTTCAATCACCTGGTGTTTTGGCGATTGGTAGTAGCATGAAGGGTGAAAACTCATATTCTCACCATCTTGATTCAGAT ATAGGTGTTTCTGTTGTGGATAGGTTTACCTACTATACACTTGCTTTCTTTGAGAAACTGAACATGTATAGCAATGCCTCACTGAACAG TCTTTTCACCTCATACAATCCTTCCATGCTGATGTCTACTGCGTATTATCGAATGGATCTTTATGAGCGGCCCTTAAATGAG GTGCCTGTCACAAATTTCTTTGGATCAGTCATGAAGACTCTCCACACAGATTCAGCCTACTCAGGTTTCTTGGCTGCACATGACTATGAAACTCCCTTGTCCGTCGGAGATAATCTTGATGATCATTTCAAGTTAAAGGACAGAGCTACCCCAAGAAGATCAAACATAGAAAAG GAGGCACAATTAACGCCTCATGGATGGACTGAAGTTCTGCTTGAACAGCTGGAGGGAAAGAATACTGACACTGTTGTGCTGTATGGTTTGGGAGCTATGGGTATATTGTTGGCACTTTCAACTTGGTTATCAATGTAG
- the LOC136465320 gene encoding protein FAR1-RELATED SEQUENCE 5-like, whose product MGPTPPSLVEAGPLALRDPPTASERVAALIQAHRREPPPSSTPMLPPITAISRINYTSCVSAKSEAAILYKNDAYIFYKDYAKLAGFSLRTARTSKETNHWVCNREGKHESKNKEEEAKTEKGSRRCGCPAYVKVKKDGKHNFWFFDHVQEAHNHKLEPSPRMTRYMHAHKNMAEGMSDLFNIMTRNGVPHQAALNVMADLYDGRHMWGFTEKDIKNIECKENNEYFYWDVDADPKTRVIKNIFWSHVSQRAEYKDFGDTITFDTTHKTNSKKMPLAMFVGANNNLKNVTFGQALIDEDPAMKVAIELVFSSLNTETEKLVDECGIADHPAIRALWDKRERWIAAYFKGMYCGRMTSTQRSESQNRVLKDGYVSESTSLHMFARRMLDSLQHTDHMDAGETHYAQTEVVRACKAKFDEQLCRVYTRLVYQKYKKQYNNSTAFIIRPDPDPHMSNGWLVKHEQGGGSFCWAQHEFRVVADKDNGEYRCECKQWEHTGLFCMHIIRAFTHLQVKKIPEKYIQKRYTRSARQEVTWDRHDGVLIGPAASQEHTRMSSLLPKLMKLGRAGSRSDRACQETNKQLDKIIPGIEMFPRSMENGSPGSGPSATESMATTAHPANDETTANGSLGSGPSATGSVVTTTQPNNGSAGLQPSSALLHDGLLLIDPPYSTHKRQREEKEK is encoded by the exons ATGGGGCCAACGCCGCCATCGCTCGTCGAGGCTGGGCCACTCGCCCTGCGTGATCCACCGACGGCATCGGAGAGGGTCGCTGCGTTGATTCAAGCACATCGGAGAGAGCCTCCGCCGTCGTCGACACCCATGCTTCCCCCGATAACAGCAATTTCAA GAATCAACTATACCAGCTGTGTTAGTGCCAAGAGTGAGGCAGcaattctctacaaaaatgatgcTTACATATTTTACAAAGATTATGCAAAGCTGGCTGGGTTCAGTTTGAGGACAGCGAGAACAAGCAAGGAGACGAATCATTGGGTCTGCAACAGGGAAGGGAAACATGAGAGcaaaaataaagaagaagaagcaaaAACAGAAAAGGGATCGAGAAGATGCGGCTGCCCGGCTTATGTGAAAGTTAAGAAGGATGGGAAGCACAATTTCTGGTTCTTTGACCATGTGCAGGAAGCCCACAACCACAAACTTGAGCCGTCTCCCAGGATGACAAGATACATGCACGCGCACAAGAACATGGCAGAAGGCATGAGTGACTTATTTAACATAATGACAAGGAACGGAGTTCCACATCAGGCAGCATTGAATGTGATGGCGGATCTGTATGATGGTCGCCATATGTGGGGTTTTACAGAGAAGGACATAAAGAATAT AGAATGCAAGGAGAACAACGAATATTTCTACTGGGATGTGGATGCAGATCCAAAGACTAGAGTGATCAAAAACATATTCTGGAGTCATGTAAGCCAGAGAGCTGAATACAAAGATTTTGGAGACACCATCACCTTTGATACGACACATAAAACCAACAGCAAGAAGATGCCGTTGGCGATGTTTGTTGGAGCCAACAATAACCTCAAGAACGTGACCTTCGGACAAGCTCTGATTG ATGAAGATCCAGCAATGAAAGTTGCAATTGAGTTGGTGTTTTCAAGTCTCAACACAGAAACT GAGAAGCTAGTTGATGAGTGTGGCATTGCTGATCATCCTGCCATTAGAGCCCTGTGGGATAAGAGGGAGAGGTGGATAGCTGCTTATTTCAAGGGGATGTATTGTGGTAGGATGACGTCGACGCAACGATCGGAGAGCCAGAACAGGGTGCTCAAAGATGGCTATGTTAGTGAGAGCACTAGCCTGCACATGTTCGCTAGAAGGATGCTAGACTCACTCCAGCACACTGACCACATGGATGCAGGAGAGACACATTATGCACag ACTGAGGTGGTGCGGGCTTGCAAAGCAAAATTTGATGAGCAGCTATGCAGAGTGTACACTAGACTTGTATACCAAAAGTACAAAAAGCAGTACAATAACAGCACAGCATTTATCATTCGCCCTGATCCAGACCCACATATGAGTAATGGGTGGTTGGTGAAGCATGAACAAGGGGGAGGGAGCTTCTGCTGGGCACAACATGAATTCAGGGTGGTTGCTGATAAGGACAATGGTGAATATAGATGTGAATGCAAACAATGGGAACACACAG gGCTATTCTGCATGCATATTATAAGAGCCTTCACCCACCTGCAGGTCAAGAAAATCCCAGAGAAGTACATCCAAAAAAGGTACACTCGTAGTGCGAGGCAAGAAGTTACGTGGGATAGGCATGACGGCGTGCTAATTGGTCCAGCAGCAAGCCAAGAACATACCCGGATGTCCAGCTTGCTACCTAAGTTGATGAAGCTCGGAAGGGCAGGAAGTAGGTCAGATCGTGCTTGTCAAGAGACAAATAAGCAGCTGGACAAGATCATCCCAGGAATTGAAATGTTTCCAAGAAGCATGGAGAATGGGTCGCCAGGTAGTGGGCCGTCAGCAACAGAATCAATGGCGACAACAGCACACCCTGCTAATGATGAGACCACAGCTAATGGGTCGCTTGGCAGTGGGCCGTCGGCAACTGGATCAGTGGTGACAACAACACAACCTAATAATGGTAGTGCTGGATTGCAGCCATCATCAGCGCTGTTGCATGATGGATTGTTGTTGATTGACCCCCCCTATAGCACGCACAAAAGGCAGagggaagaaaaggaaaaatga